A single region of the Saprospiraceae bacterium genome encodes:
- a CDS encoding histidine kinase: MKINRWEILIHLLFWGLSFWILNEGFAVINIQESLVNGENATIIQKEYSLIWPIFFTLIGKAIFVYVNAFVLIPGFMRRKKWLLFLPKVLLWAGVSMGIEAGLNLLFRPSTAPDDFYLSFIAPPLNGLLIILFGGLSTAYALGKNYIKGEQQKQQLRQEMLSAELNFLKAQINPHFLFNTLNNLFAIAERNQQAELSTGIAELSNLMRYMLYDAKADQVLLEKEIAYIRSVIEIQQLRLSEEDQVLIALNITGELHKQKIAPLILIPFVENAFKHGIKLHHEAFIKINGSLQGNVFTFTVVNSNFQHQKNDLEHPAGIGLENVKKRLALIYPNQYQLDIQANADSFSVHLHIHLKP, from the coding sequence ATGAAAATCAATCGGTGGGAGATCCTTATTCATCTGCTATTTTGGGGTTTGAGTTTTTGGATACTCAATGAGGGTTTTGCTGTCATTAATATTCAGGAAAGTCTAGTGAACGGTGAAAATGCAACAATTATTCAAAAAGAATACTCGCTAATTTGGCCGATCTTTTTTACCCTTATTGGCAAAGCTATTTTTGTGTATGTGAATGCCTTTGTTTTAATTCCAGGGTTTATGCGGCGAAAAAAATGGCTCCTTTTTTTACCCAAAGTCTTGCTCTGGGCGGGGGTATCCATGGGGATCGAAGCTGGCCTAAATTTGCTGTTTCGCCCCTCCACAGCACCCGATGATTTCTATCTCTCTTTTATCGCCCCTCCACTCAATGGCCTGCTAATCATCTTATTCGGAGGACTGTCCACGGCCTATGCTTTAGGAAAAAACTATATAAAAGGAGAGCAGCAAAAACAACAATTGCGGCAGGAAATGCTATCTGCTGAACTCAATTTCCTCAAAGCTCAAATTAATCCTCATTTCCTTTTTAATACCCTCAACAACCTTTTTGCGATAGCAGAAAGAAACCAACAAGCCGAACTTTCCACCGGCATTGCGGAATTGTCCAACCTCATGCGGTACATGCTTTATGATGCTAAGGCAGACCAGGTTTTACTCGAAAAAGAAATAGCGTATATCCGAAGTGTCATTGAAATACAGCAATTGCGGCTATCCGAAGAGGACCAGGTTTTAATTGCGCTAAATATTACGGGAGAGCTGCATAAACAAAAAATTGCCCCGCTTATACTGATCCCTTTTGTCGAAAATGCCTTTAAACATGGCATCAAACTCCATCACGAAGCATTTATTAAAATTAACGGAAGTCTGCAAGGCAATGTTTTTACCTTCACAGTTGTCAATTCCAATTTCCAGCACCAAAAAAACGATTTGGAACACCCCGCTGGAATCGGATTGGAAAACGTAAAAAAAAGATTAGCGCTTATCTATCCAAATCAGTATCAACTAGATATCCAGGCAAATGCGGATAGTTTTAGTGTTCACCTTCATATACATTTAAAACCATGA
- a CDS encoding alpha/beta hydrolase yields the protein MKNNGLYPIQDKNLWVAQWHLNDNSLAPTLIFLHEALGSVSLWKDFPERLCQRLGLNGLCYDRQGHGLSDPMDKKRDKLYLHEEALGYLRGVIDYFDIQHPILIGHSDGGSIALIYAAHFPHTKGVITEAAHIYVEPAGRPGIQTAMQQFKTTSLREKLQKYHGDKTEALFYAWAATWTDPSFADWEITGLLPRIEAPCLLLQGAEDQYASQQHLFDIAKGIGAKAQAVLLENCGHTPHLQTQEETLDLMADFIVMLNKG from the coding sequence ATGAAAAACAACGGACTTTACCCTATCCAAGACAAAAACTTATGGGTAGCACAATGGCACCTAAATGACAACTCACTCGCGCCAACGCTAATCTTTCTGCACGAAGCCCTTGGCTCTGTTAGCTTATGGAAGGATTTCCCTGAGCGGCTTTGTCAAAGACTTGGTCTAAATGGCTTGTGTTATGATCGCCAAGGGCATGGACTTTCTGATCCGATGGATAAAAAAAGGGATAAGTTGTATCTGCACGAAGAAGCATTAGGTTATTTGAGAGGAGTCATTGATTATTTTGACATCCAACATCCTATCCTCATTGGGCATAGTGATGGTGGCTCCATTGCCCTGATTTATGCCGCCCATTTTCCTCATACCAAAGGGGTCATCACCGAGGCCGCCCACATTTACGTAGAACCTGCAGGCCGACCGGGCATCCAAACCGCCATGCAACAATTCAAAACCACCTCCTTACGAGAGAAACTGCAAAAATACCACGGTGATAAAACAGAGGCACTCTTCTACGCCTGGGCAGCAACGTGGACTGACCCCAGCTTCGCCGATTGGGAGATCACAGGTCTATTGCCACGGATAGAAGCCCCTTGCTTGTTGCTCCAAGGAGCGGAGGACCAATACGCTTCCCAGCAGCACTTGTTTGATATTGCAAAGGGTATTGGTGCCAAGGCCCAAGCTGTTTTGCTCGAAAATTGCGGGCATACGCCTCATTTACAGACACAGGAGGAGACCTTAGATTTGATGGCGGATTTTATTGTGATGCTAAACAAGGGATAA
- a CDS encoding LytTR family DNA-binding domain-containing protein — MTPPLTAIAVDDEPKALEIISIHCAKISFLQLKQTFRDPLEAISWLRTNQVDLVFLDINMPNLSGLAFRSLVGDQPMIIFTTAYAEYAVESYNLKAIDYLLKPIPFARFLDASLKAQEQHQWKKDKSLPPPSPSFQAIENIQTIYVKSGTKLCKLNIAEILYIEKEGNYVFFHTLNSRLISRLNMQQLMELLPENHFLRVHKSFVIALRHIDVFEPHQVTIGNKKIPVSKTQRESLIQAMHGL, encoded by the coding sequence ATGACACCACCACTTACTGCCATTGCTGTTGATGATGAACCCAAAGCCCTGGAAATCATTTCGATTCACTGTGCCAAAATTTCTTTCCTGCAATTAAAACAAACCTTCAGGGATCCACTGGAAGCCATCTCCTGGCTCCGAACCAACCAGGTTGACCTCGTATTCCTCGATATCAATATGCCAAACCTTTCCGGCCTGGCTTTCCGCTCTTTGGTCGGCGACCAACCCATGATCATTTTCACCACTGCTTATGCCGAATACGCTGTTGAAAGTTATAATTTAAAAGCTATTGACTATTTATTAAAACCCATCCCATTTGCCCGATTTCTGGATGCTTCCCTAAAAGCACAAGAGCAACACCAATGGAAAAAAGACAAGTCCCTCCCTCCTCCATCGCCGTCTTTCCAAGCCATAGAAAACATCCAAACCATTTATGTGAAAAGTGGAACCAAGTTATGTAAACTAAACATCGCGGAAATTCTTTACATAGAAAAAGAGGGCAATTATGTCTTTTTTCATACCTTGAATAGCAGACTTATCTCCCGTTTAAATATGCAGCAATTGATGGAGTTATTACCAGAAAATCATTTCTTGCGCGTGCACAAATCCTTTGTCATTGCCTTGCGCCATATTGATGTTTTTGAACCCCATCAGGTGACCATTGGAAACAAAAAAATTCCCGTTTCTAAAACCCAGCGGGAATCCTTAATACAAGCCATGCACGGTTTATAA
- a CDS encoding serine hydrolase domain-containing protein yields the protein MKLYLPIIVSCLLVLNLMNCQSTPKLGADAISQWQESPAGKKMNEYLAAQVEKGYSGAVLVVKNGEILHHAGYGLADREKAIPNSIQTVFDIGSIMKDFTDVAILQLEAAGKLSTDDPLSRFFEQIPADKAAITIHQLLRHQSGLGEYHDTEGDFERMTYEEAMKRIFAQKLRFQPGSDQAYSNSGFTLLAAIIEKASGEAYMDYVRKHIIDPIGLQSAAFFGERERMTLDQVAIGYDGVNAGQNNNPFHRDLPQWQIMGAGGLVLTLSDLYHFALAIREGKLLPESGVQKFMEVYNPARPTDWNGPVRGLGGGSDVGFTVICLQFPEEDAYVLMASNTQKYGGFKMATPIAKILFGQEVVEEKEAPPFVAKNAAEWGLPETVAGKQAALYLNAICQNDPDAASAFVKTHFHPDLSKEHTEEDHINFMGMVFQEVGSQPIVKDIQNESDTTISFYLQASEGAELLKVHLGVKKDAPHQIFNILVGN from the coding sequence ATGAAGTTGTACCTACCCATTATTGTCAGTTGCTTACTGGTCTTAAATTTAATGAATTGCCAAAGTACGCCAAAGCTGGGAGCTGACGCTATATCGCAATGGCAGGAAAGTCCAGCCGGGAAAAAAATGAATGAATATTTAGCTGCACAAGTGGAGAAAGGTTATTCCGGTGCGGTATTGGTGGTTAAAAATGGAGAGATCCTCCATCATGCAGGATATGGATTGGCAGATAGGGAGAAAGCGATACCGAATTCGATTCAAACGGTGTTTGACATTGGTTCGATCATGAAAGATTTCACGGATGTAGCCATCTTGCAATTGGAGGCGGCGGGAAAGCTATCAACGGATGATCCTCTTTCGCGATTTTTTGAACAAATCCCTGCTGACAAGGCGGCGATCACCATTCACCAATTGCTGCGTCACCAGTCAGGGCTTGGCGAATACCATGACACGGAGGGCGATTTTGAGCGGATGACGTATGAGGAAGCGATGAAAAGGATTTTTGCACAAAAGCTTCGTTTCCAACCAGGGTCGGATCAGGCCTATTCCAATTCGGGATTTACCCTTTTAGCTGCGATTATTGAAAAGGCTTCAGGTGAAGCCTACATGGACTATGTTCGGAAACATATTATAGACCCGATAGGCTTGCAAAGTGCCGCCTTTTTTGGGGAACGAGAACGCATGACCCTAGACCAGGTAGCGATTGGTTATGATGGTGTCAATGCTGGGCAAAACAACAATCCTTTTCACCGGGATTTACCCCAGTGGCAAATCATGGGCGCTGGCGGCCTGGTCCTAACCTTATCCGATTTGTATCATTTTGCCCTGGCCATTCGCGAAGGCAAGCTGCTGCCTGAATCGGGCGTTCAAAAATTTATGGAGGTTTATAATCCTGCCCGTCCAACAGATTGGAATGGCCCCGTTAGAGGCCTGGGTGGTGGAAGCGATGTGGGGTTTACGGTCATTTGTTTGCAATTTCCGGAAGAAGATGCTTATGTGTTGATGGCATCCAATACGCAAAAGTATGGTGGGTTCAAAATGGCTACCCCCATAGCAAAAATCCTTTTTGGACAAGAAGTAGTGGAAGAAAAAGAAGCCCCGCCATTTGTTGCGAAAAATGCAGCAGAATGGGGCTTGCCCGAGACAGTTGCGGGCAAGCAGGCTGCTTTATATTTAAATGCTATTTGTCAGAATGACCCTGATGCAGCCAGTGCCTTTGTTAAAACCCATTTTCATCCGGATTTATCTAAAGAACACACGGAAGAGGATCATATCAATTTTATGGGAATGGTTTTTCAAGAGGTAGGTAGTCAGCCCATTGTAAAAGATATTCAAAATGAAAGTGATACAACGATCTCCTTTTATCTACAGGCTTCGGAAGGTGCTGAATTGCTCAAGGTGCATTTGGGGGTAAAAAAGGATGCTCCACATCAAATTTTTAATATTTTAGTAGGAAATTAA
- a CDS encoding dihydrofolate reductase family protein, giving the protein MRTIILNVAISLDGFIAGPNGEFDWCFTDQDYGMPDFMNSIDTIFYGRKSYELMLTMEEDLFKDQTRYVFSQTLTEVAEGYQLLNGDLKAEVEKIRAQEGKKIWLFGGTSLASSFLEAGLINELFLAVHPLLLGTGMPLFEGIADRTPLKLVDSKTYDSGMVQLLYQIE; this is encoded by the coding sequence ATGAGAACAATCATTTTAAATGTTGCCATCAGTCTCGATGGCTTCATCGCCGGACCAAACGGCGAATTCGACTGGTGTTTTACCGACCAGGATTATGGGATGCCCGATTTTATGAATAGTATTGACACCATTTTTTACGGCCGGAAATCTTACGAACTCATGCTCACCATGGAAGAGGACCTCTTCAAAGACCAAACGAGATATGTCTTCTCTCAAACGCTTACTGAAGTGGCCGAAGGTTATCAGCTCCTGAATGGAGACCTGAAAGCGGAAGTAGAAAAAATTAGGGCACAGGAAGGGAAAAAAATTTGGCTATTTGGTGGAACCTCCCTGGCGAGCAGCTTTCTTGAAGCAGGATTAATTAATGAACTCTTCTTGGCTGTACATCCACTGTTATTAGGAACAGGCATGCCTTTATTTGAAGGCATAGCAGACCGAACCCCGCTCAAATTGGTTGATTCCAAGACGTATGATTCAGGTATGGTGCAATTGTTGTATCAGATAGAATAG
- a CDS encoding cyanophycinase — protein sequence MNLFRQICCLTTLIPLLTFSASASVLDIKITSRETILNGKNWGGAGAYEVLKGTIYYGFDPAKAANRGIVDLQLAPRNSEGLVLAQGTLVVVKPIDVAKGSGLAMVEVSNRGGKFTPSYFNQATKSTELLPDDPAYWGDGLLMEQGMTLIWVGWQFDVPISDDVLRLEVPKAKNEDGSPVFGWVRSDWTVDQATEVLSLGHRAPTGYPAIDLGSDEHQLTVRDGRDAPRQLVPGSDWQFAVFKDGKLLEDAGNIWLKDGFKAGKIYELVYKAKDPAIVGLGMAAIRDVMAYAKYDASCPFPVRQGIAAGVSQTGRFLRTFLYHGMNTDEAGRKVYDGMMIITAGAGRGSFNHRFAQPSRDGHRYSAFFYPTDIFPFTGQTAADPFGGTSDGLFLHTRIKDHLPKVFYINTGYEYWGRSASLIHTTPDGLKDLEPLPNERIYHIASGQHFVDAFPPRSNSLVSSAIPAHQGNPLQFKPNYRALMIQLADWVKGNVAPPDSKYPRLAEGTLVTKEALAFPKLAGIEKPTVNQHPYQADYGPRWALEGIIDHQPPKLGYAYVSLVPQVDDWGNELGGIRNVELTVPLATHTGWSLRTGMAANPQELTDFRGLFIPFSRTEQQRLSRNDPRPSINNLYKDKVVYLEKVEAAIDKLVKDRFLLAQDKTYLKNNAEAYWDYMHEGMEAQLETRGPANGSLIVIGGGRLDVEIYEKFKELAGGEAAKIVIIPSASEDRFILRDDYNDQVKQPFEKVGIKDITVLHTRDPKEADSEAFVKPLQEATGVWFVGGRQWRLVDAYAGTRTFDELQQVLARNGVIAGTSAGATIQGSYLARGDSKTNTVMMGDHVNGFGYITNIAIDQHLLARNRQFDLFEVLDKHPHLLGVGLDEGTAIVVKKDEAAVIGRSYVVFYDHHSGDRSFMMLKKGDRYDLRQRRMIRD from the coding sequence ATGAATCTTTTCCGACAAATATGCTGTTTAACCACGCTTATTCCGTTACTGACTTTTTCAGCTTCAGCCTCCGTTTTAGACATCAAAATAACATCCCGAGAAACCATTTTGAATGGCAAAAATTGGGGCGGGGCAGGCGCTTATGAAGTGCTAAAAGGTACGATTTATTATGGCTTTGATCCCGCGAAAGCAGCTAATCGGGGAATCGTTGATTTACAATTAGCTCCTAGAAACAGCGAAGGCCTCGTCTTGGCGCAAGGTACATTGGTGGTGGTGAAACCCATAGATGTGGCTAAAGGCAGTGGCCTGGCCATGGTAGAGGTGAGTAATCGCGGCGGAAAATTTACACCTTCCTATTTCAACCAGGCGACTAAATCAACGGAATTATTACCTGATGATCCTGCCTATTGGGGGGATGGGTTATTGATGGAACAGGGGATGACCCTGATCTGGGTGGGTTGGCAGTTTGATGTGCCCATATCCGACGATGTTTTGCGCCTGGAAGTGCCAAAGGCGAAAAATGAAGATGGGAGCCCGGTCTTTGGATGGGTGAGGAGCGACTGGACGGTGGACCAAGCAACGGAAGTCCTGAGCTTGGGGCATAGGGCACCAACCGGCTATCCGGCAATAGACCTGGGCAGCGATGAACACCAGTTGACCGTCCGGGATGGCCGGGATGCTCCCCGACAATTAGTCCCTGGATCCGACTGGCAATTTGCGGTGTTCAAGGATGGAAAACTGCTGGAGGATGCTGGAAATATTTGGCTGAAAGACGGATTCAAAGCTGGAAAGATTTACGAATTGGTTTATAAGGCCAAGGACCCAGCCATAGTTGGATTGGGCATGGCAGCCATCCGCGATGTGATGGCTTATGCCAAATACGATGCCAGTTGCCCCTTTCCGGTCAGGCAGGGAATAGCGGCAGGAGTCTCTCAAACGGGGCGCTTTCTGCGCACTTTTTTATATCACGGTATGAATACCGATGAGGCAGGCCGAAAGGTCTATGATGGCATGATGATCATTACCGCAGGAGCTGGCAGAGGCAGCTTCAATCACCGGTTTGCCCAACCTTCGCGCGATGGACATCGCTATTCCGCCTTTTTTTATCCAACTGATATTTTTCCATTCACCGGACAGACAGCAGCAGACCCCTTTGGCGGTACAAGTGATGGCTTATTCCTTCATACCCGCATCAAAGACCACTTGCCCAAGGTATTTTACATCAATACGGGCTATGAATATTGGGGCCGCTCGGCTTCGCTCATCCATACCACGCCCGATGGCCTGAAAGACCTGGAACCACTCCCCAATGAACGCATCTATCACATCGCGAGCGGACAACATTTTGTTGATGCTTTCCCGCCTCGATCCAATAGCCTGGTGTCTTCAGCTATTCCTGCCCATCAGGGCAATCCGCTTCAATTCAAGCCCAATTACCGGGCTTTAATGATCCAGCTGGCGGATTGGGTAAAGGGCAATGTTGCTCCGCCGGACAGCAAATATCCACGATTAGCAGAGGGGACTTTGGTGACCAAGGAAGCTTTGGCATTTCCAAAACTTGCTGGTATCGAAAAACCTACGGTTAACCAGCACCCTTATCAGGCAGATTACGGGCCTCGGTGGGCATTGGAAGGCATTATAGATCATCAGCCACCGAAATTGGGCTATGCTTATGTCAGTCTGGTTCCGCAGGTAGATGATTGGGGTAATGAATTGGGTGGGATTAGAAACGTAGAACTCACCGTGCCCCTGGCAACCCATACTGGGTGGAGTTTGCGAACGGGTATGGCTGCTAATCCCCAAGAACTTACTGATTTTAGAGGGCTTTTTATCCCCTTTTCACGAACAGAACAGCAACGATTAAGTCGAAATGACCCTCGTCCTAGCATCAATAACTTGTACAAGGATAAGGTCGTCTATTTGGAAAAAGTAGAGGCGGCAATAGATAAACTAGTCAAAGATAGGTTCCTGTTGGCCCAGGATAAAACTTATCTCAAAAACAATGCAGAGGCCTATTGGGACTATATGCACGAAGGTATGGAGGCGCAACTGGAGACCCGTGGGCCTGCGAATGGTAGCTTGATTGTGATTGGTGGCGGTCGGCTTGATGTGGAAATTTATGAAAAATTCAAAGAATTGGCTGGCGGCGAAGCGGCCAAGATCGTGATAATTCCTTCCGCTTCCGAAGACCGCTTCATCCTTCGCGATGATTATAATGACCAGGTAAAACAACCTTTTGAGAAAGTGGGTATAAAAGACATCACGGTACTCCATACCCGCGATCCGAAGGAGGCCGACAGCGAGGCTTTTGTGAAACCGCTTCAGGAAGCCACAGGCGTTTGGTTTGTTGGCGGCCGCCAATGGCGACTGGTAGACGCCTATGCAGGCACCCGCACCTTCGACGAACTACAGCAGGTGCTGGCGCGCAATGGCGTCATTGCTGGCACCTCTGCTGGCGCGACCATCCAAGGATCCTACCTCGCCCGTGGCGACTCCAAGACCAACACGGTCATGATGGGCGATCATGTAAACGGTTTTGGCTATATCACCAATATTGCCATCGATCAACACCTCCTCGCTCGCAATCGGCAATTTGACCTTTTTGAAGTATTGGACAAACATCCACACCTGCTAGGGGTTGGTCTGGATGAAGGAACAGCTATTGTGGTGAAGAAAGATGAAGCTGCGGTGATTGGTCGGAGTTATGTCGTTTTTTATGACCACCATAGTGGAGATCGGAGCTTTATGATGCTAAAAAAAGGGGATCGGTATGATTTGCGGCAGCGGCGGATGATCAGGGACTAA